In Oryza sativa Japonica Group chromosome 3, ASM3414082v1, one DNA window encodes the following:
- the LOC4331799 gene encoding protein BIG GRAIN 1: MERWAAPKVTAGSARRYVADQPSFSSTLLDAIYKSMDEQPGHGGGATGVEAVAAAAKKQHEAALHYGNYYKPSLAGSYRARAPGPHATTSSSSECSSYGGFSSSEAESSHHRRLRPIRTTVPGGAPGPAPEKKAKKPGASIRAKLRDLRKPASPGARLAGFLNSIFAGKRAPATPPSATAGAESACSTASSYSRSCLSKTPSTRGQAKRTVRFLDSDTESLASSTVVDRRRVPVEAVQQMLLQRMEMESDEDDDESSDASSDLFELENFAAIAPAGAAYRDELPVYETTRVALNRAIGHGYGHGRSARVV, from the coding sequence ATGGAGAGGTGGGCGGCGCCCAAGGTGACGGCTGGTTCGGCGAGGCGGTACGTCGCCGACCAGCCGTCTTTCTCATCCACGCTGCTCGACGCGATATACAAGTCGATGGACGAGCAGCCgggtcacggcggcggcgccaccggggtggaggcggtggctgcggcggcCAAGAAGCAGCACGAGGCGGCCCTGCACTATGGGAACTACTACAAGCCGTCGCTCGCGGGGAGCTACCGGGCGCGCGCGCCGGGTCCGCACGCCACGACGTCGAGCTCGTCGGAGTGTTCTAGCTACGGCGGGTTCTCGTCGTCCGAGGCGGAGTCGTCGCACCACCGACGCCTCCGCCCCATCCGCACGACTGTCCCCGGTGGTGCGCCGGGGCccgcgccggagaagaaggccAAGAAGCCCGGGGCCTCCATACGCGCCAAGCTCAGGGACCTCCGCAAGCCGGCTTCCCCCGGCGCGCGCCTCGCGGGCTTCCTCAACTCCATCTTCGCCGGCAAGCGCGCGCCGGCCACGCCGCCCTCGGCGACGGCCGGGGCGGAGTCCGCGTGCTCGACGGCGTCGTCCTACTCCCGCTCCTGCCTGAGCAAGACGCCGTCGACGCGCGGGCAGGCGAAGCGGACCGTGCGGTtcttggacagcgacacggagTCCCTGGCGTCGTCGACGGTGGTCGACCGCCGCAGGGTGCCCGTGGAGGCGGTGCAGCAGATGCTGCTCCagcggatggagatggagagcgacgaggacgacgacgagagcaGCGACGCGAGCTCCGACCTGTTCGAGCTCGAGAACTTCGCCGCCATTGCTCCCGCCGGGGCCGCGTACCGGGACGAGCTGCCGGTGTACGAGACGACCAGAGTGGCGCTGAACCGCGCCATTGGCCATGGGTATGGCCATGGACGGAGCGCCAGAGTTGTCTGA